Proteins found in one Chlamydia pneumoniae TW-183 genomic segment:
- a CDS encoding ribonuclease Z yields MSSRELIILGCSSQQPTRTRNQGAYLFRWNGEGLLFDPGEGTQRQFIFANIAPTTVNRIFVSHFHGDHCLGLGSMLMRLNLDKVSHPIHCYYPASGKKYFDRLRYGTIYHETIQVVEHPISEEGIVEDFGSFRIEAQRLQHQVDTLGWRITEPDTIKFLPKELESRGIRGLIIQDLIRDQEISIGGSTVYLSDVSYVRKGDSIAIIADTLPCQAAIDLAKNSCMMLCESTYLEQHRHLAESHFHMTAKQAATLAKRAATQKLILTHFSARYLNLDDFYKEASAVFPNVSVAQEYRSYPFPKNPLLNK; encoded by the coding sequence ATGAGTTCTAGAGAGTTAATTATTTTAGGGTGCTCGAGCCAACAGCCTACACGAACACGCAATCAAGGAGCCTACCTATTTCGCTGGAATGGTGAGGGTCTACTTTTTGATCCTGGTGAAGGCACTCAAAGGCAATTCATCTTTGCAAATATTGCTCCTACAACAGTCAATAGAATTTTTGTGAGTCATTTCCATGGAGATCATTGTTTGGGTCTAGGCTCCATGTTGATGCGTCTTAACTTGGACAAGGTTTCGCACCCTATCCATTGCTACTATCCTGCTTCAGGGAAAAAATACTTTGACCGCTTACGTTATGGAACAATTTATCACGAAACCATCCAGGTGGTGGAGCATCCAATCTCTGAGGAAGGAATTGTCGAAGATTTTGGTAGTTTTCGTATTGAAGCACAGCGACTCCAACACCAAGTAGACACTTTAGGATGGAGAATCACGGAACCAGACACTATAAAATTTCTTCCTAAAGAGCTGGAATCTCGAGGCATTCGTGGTCTGATTATCCAAGATCTTATTCGTGACCAAGAAATTTCGATAGGCGGTTCTACGGTATATCTTAGTGATGTTAGCTACGTCCGCAAGGGGGATAGCATTGCGATTATTGCGGATACTTTGCCTTGCCAAGCTGCTATAGATCTCGCAAAAAATAGCTGCATGATGTTGTGTGAAAGCACCTACCTCGAACAGCACCGCCATCTTGCTGAGAGCCATTTTCATATGACTGCAAAACAAGCGGCGACTCTTGCGAAACGTGCCGCAACACAAAAGCTTATTCTCACACACTTCTCGGCACGTTACTTAAATCTGGATGATTTTTATAAAGAAGCCTCGGCAGTATTTCCTAATGTGTCCGTAGCACAAGAATATCGCAGCTACCCCTTTCCGAAAAATCCTCTTCTAAATAAATAG
- a CDS encoding tyrosine recombinase XerC produces MIASIYSFLDYLKMVKSASPHTLRNYCLDLNGLKIFLEERGNLAPSSPLQLATEKRKVSELPFSLFTKEHVRMYIAKLIENGKAKRTIKRCLSSIKSFAHYCVIQKILLENPAETIHGPRLPKELPSPMTYAQVEVLMATPDISKYHGLRDRCLMELFYSSGLRISEIVAVNKQDFDLSTHLIRIRGKGKKERIIPVTSNAIQWIQIYLNHPDRKRLEKDPQAIFLNRFGRRISTRSIDRSFQEYLRRSGLSGHITPHTIRHTIATHWLESGMDLKTIQALLGHSSLETTTVYTQVSVKLKKQTHQEAHPHA; encoded by the coding sequence ATGATTGCCTCTATCTATTCGTTCTTAGACTATTTGAAAATGGTAAAAAGTGCCTCTCCGCATACATTAAGAAATTATTGTCTAGATCTTAATGGATTGAAAATTTTTTTAGAGGAACGTGGTAACCTCGCTCCTTCTTCTCCTTTACAGTTAGCCACAGAGAAGCGCAAAGTCTCTGAACTTCCTTTTTCCTTATTCACCAAAGAGCATGTACGCATGTACATCGCGAAACTGATAGAAAATGGCAAAGCTAAGAGAACAATTAAGCGTTGCCTCTCTTCCATTAAAAGCTTTGCCCATTACTGTGTTATTCAAAAGATTCTTTTGGAAAATCCTGCGGAAACTATCCACGGACCTCGTCTTCCTAAGGAGCTGCCTTCCCCGATGACCTATGCGCAAGTTGAAGTGCTGATGGCGACTCCTGACATTTCTAAATATCACGGACTTCGTGATCGCTGTCTCATGGAGCTGTTCTATAGTTCGGGTTTGAGGATTAGTGAGATTGTCGCTGTTAATAAACAGGACTTTGATTTGAGTACTCATCTGATTCGCATCCGTGGGAAAGGGAAAAAAGAAAGGATTATTCCCGTGACATCGAATGCCATACAATGGATCCAAATCTACCTGAACCATCCGGATAGAAAGCGTTTGGAAAAGGATCCTCAAGCCATCTTTCTCAATCGCTTTGGGAGGCGCATTTCAACACGATCTATTGACAGAAGTTTTCAAGAATATCTTCGACGTTCTGGACTTTCAGGGCACATCACCCCCCATACAATCCGTCACACTATAGCCACCCATTGGCTAGAGAGTGGTATGGATTTAAAAACAATCCAAGCACTTCTTGGTCATAGTTCTTTAGAGACAACAACGGTCTATACGCAAGTCTCTGTAAAGTTAAAAAAACAGACCCACCAAGAAGCCCATCCCCATGCCTAA